In Patescibacteria group bacterium, the genomic window AGCCATGAAAAAAGTTTTTTGCATTCATGGAATTGGGCAGAGTTTCAAAAAGAGCTTGGAGAAAAAATTTGGCGTTTAGCAATCATAGAGAATGATGTTATACAGGGCCTGGCACTGATTATTAAAGTTTCTGCCAAAAGAGGAATTTTTTTTCTTTGTCCTCATGGTTTGATTATTAAAAATTTAAAATCTGAAGACATAATTTTTAAAACTAAGATTTTAGAAATTCTACTTGATTATTTAAAAGACCTTGCTAAAAAAGAAAAAGCCAGTTTTATAAGAATATGCCCAATTTGGCAAAGAACTGATGAAAATATAAAAATTTTTAAATCTCTTGGTTTTAAAAATGCTCCTATTCATATGCATCCAGAAAATAACTGGATTTTGGACTTATCAAAAACAGAGGAAGAACTTTTAATGGGAATGAGGAAAAATACCCGTTATGCCATTAGAAAAGCAGAAAAACAAGGAGTTATTATTGAAAAAAATAGAGAAATAGAAGCAGTTGATATTTTTAATAAGGTTTACCATG contains:
- a CDS encoding peptidoglycan bridge formation glycyltransferase FemA/FemB family protein, with the translated sequence MIIKEIENKDIWENFLMESHEKSFLHSWNWAEFQKELGEKIWRLAIIENDVIQGLALIIKVSAKRGIFFLCPHGLIIKNLKSEDIIFKTKILEILLDYLKDLAKKEKASFIRICPIWQRTDENIKIFKSLGFKNAPIHMHPENNWILDLSKTEEELLMGMRKNTRYAIRKAEKQGVIIEKNREIEAVDIFNKVYHATVKRHDFVPFSLDYLKKEFLAFDKDEKITIFLAKYNKEVISCAMIIFWQKRAYYHQGASLRKYDNIFASHLLQWEAIKQAKAIGCDFYSFWGIAPKDRPKHPWQGITLFKKGFGGEIKEYVKTQDFIINNKYWFNYFIEKSRSIKRGF